Proteins encoded by one window of Dermochelys coriacea isolate rDerCor1 chromosome 13, rDerCor1.pri.v4, whole genome shotgun sequence:
- the IRF9 gene encoding interferon regulatory factor 9: MASGRARSTRKLRQWTVEQVESGRFPGLVWDDPPAKTMFRIPWKHAGKQDFRHDEDAAFFKAWAEYKGKYRPGERLDPAGWKTRLRCALNKSPEFEEVPARSQLDLAEPYKVYRLVPPAEQRPAKLPAQRVPQQVKKEHPDSSSEGDEVGSTGGAAQAPLTLDMVSMEVMSGSEPVAGASHSSDDSGIDTSERSPDAGVPSPDLNEIVINVTLDSGALLPPMEDYSVLLSLWYSGELVWQQRLPQGDFLVTPTPAPTSHAPSFMQRVLLPPAEGVQDPHKRQATEELLGALAKGVMVASSPQGLFVWRRCRGRVYWRGSGVPPAAPSKLERDDVMQVFSGAAFRQALQLYRQGLGAQPEPHITLCLGEELGQQDGPADKLIIIQMEQTFARKLLDMPEVEMASVCLLSLESSCLFSPM, translated from the exons atgGCGTCGGGCCGGGCCCGCTCCACGCGGAAGCTGCGCCAGTGGACCGTGGAGCAGGTGGAGAGCGGGCGGTTCCCGGGGCTGGTCTGGGACGACCCCCCCGCCAAGACCATGTTCCGCATCCCCTGGAAACACGCCGGCAAGCAGGACTTCCGCCACGACGAGGACGCGGCCTTCTTCAAG gCCTGGGCAGAGTACAAGGGCAAGTACCGGCCGGGCGAGCGGCTGGACCCGGCGGGCTGGAAGACCCGGCTGCGCTGCGCCCTCAACAAGAGCCCCGAGTTCGAGGAGGTGCCGGCGCGCTCCCAGCTCGACCTCGCCGAGCCCTATAAGGTGTATCGCCTGGTGCCGCCCGCTGAGCAGCGCCCCG CTAAGCTGCCAGCCCAGAGGGTCCCCCAGCAGGTGAAGAAGGAGCACCCCGACTCCTCCTCGGAGGGGGACGAGGTGGGGAGCACTGGGGGGGCTGCCCAGGCCCCCCTCACCCTGGATATGGTCAGCATG gagGTGATGTCGGGGTCAGAGCCCGTGGCCGGTGCCTCGCACAGTTCAGATGATTCCGGCATCGACACCAGCGAGCGCAGCCCTGACGCCGGGGTCCCAT CCCCAGATCTGAATGAGATCGTAATTAACGTCACACTGGACTCGGGGGCCCTCCTGCCGCCCATGGAGG actACTCGGTGCTGCTGTCCCTGTGGTACAGCGGGGAGCTGGTGTGGCAGCAGCGGCTGCCCCAGGGCGATTTCCTGGTGACCCCCACGCCCGCGCCCACATCCCATGCCCCCAGCTTTATGCAGCGGGTGCTGCTGCCCCCAGCCGAGGGGGTGCAGGACCCCCACAAGCGCCAGGCCacggaggagctgctgggggcacTGGCCAAGGGGGTGATGGTGGCCAGTTCCCCCCAGGGGCTCTTCGTCTGGCGCCGCTGCCGGGGCCGGGTGTACTGGAGGGGCTCTGGGGTGCCCCCTGCCGCTCCCAGCAAACTGGAGAGAGATGACGTCATGCAGGTCTTCAGTGGGGCAGCCTTCCGCCAAG CGCTGCAGCTGTACCGGCAGGGCCTGggcgcccagccagagccccacatCACCCTATGCCTGGGCGAGGAGCTAGGGCAGCAGGACGGCCCCGCGGACAAGCTCATCATCATCCAG ATGGAGCAAACCTTTGCCCGGAAGCTGCTGGACATGCCCGAGGTGGAGATGGCGTCCGTCTGCCTCCTCTCCCTGGAGTCCTCCTGTCTCTTCAGCCCAATGTGA